A region of Necator americanus strain Aroian chromosome I, whole genome shotgun sequence DNA encodes the following proteins:
- a CDS encoding hypothetical protein (NECATOR_CHRI.G3420.T1) codes for MFRTAVRVTSDVQERIDAINLAQRIANSNGYIGNVARRPDLGAQQEYATLVESNKINFCLLFITDDLSKAIRASLVKCGLEDQVRVVEIPPTNLKKQLVRNRMYDRFCLTPDCVICPFGKEGDCMVSGVVYLISCKTCGGKYIGETGRPLCVRIKEHLRGMKQSNAATPLGVHRRQCHENVPFCIAVTILSYEPEIIARRTLEAFWMNAKGPKMHRKEECLAVTNELARPLWV; via the coding sequence atgtttaggacagccgtaagggtgacatcagatgtccaggagcggatcgatgcgatcaacctagcgcaacgcatcgcgaattctaacggttacattggtaatgtagcacgtaggccagatcttggtgcacagcaagaatatgccacactggttgagtcgaataagatcaatttctgcttgctcttcataaccgacgacctgagtaaagctatacgggctagtctggtgaaatgcggtctcgaggaccaagtgagagttgtggaaataccaccaacaaatctcaaaaaacaactagttcgaaacagaatgtacgaccgcttctgtctcactccagactgtgtaatatgcccattcgggaaggaaggggactgcatggtctctggtgtagtctatctaatttcgtgcaaaacatgtgggggcaaatacattggcgaaacagggcgccccctttgtgttcgcattaaagaacatctaagaggGATGAagcaatcgaatgcagcaactcccctcggagttcaccgcagacaatgtcatgaaaacgttcctttctgcatagctgtcacaattctatcgtacgaacccgaaattatagctcgcagaactttagaagcgttttggatgaatgcaaaaggtccaaaaatgcatagaaaggaagagtgcttagccgtgaccaacgagctggcaaGACCTTTgtgggtttga